A genomic region of Terriglobia bacterium contains the following coding sequences:
- the aroF gene encoding 3-deoxy-7-phosphoheptulonate synthase, which translates to MLVVMKAHATEEQVRAVCERIESLGYRAHPIPGEQRTAIGITGNKGAMEQGVLDEMSGVQEVIHVSKPYKLVSRDAKEEDTVITFAGSDGSFGGRDLGVVAGPCSIESREQAFAIAERIAKGGARFFRGGAYKPRTSPYAFQGLGEEALKIMAEIRDRFGLRIITEALDEESLHLVAEYADVIQIGARNMQNFSLLKKVGRLRKPVMLKRGMSATLEEFLMAAEYILSEGNYEVILCERGVRTFADHTRNTLDLSIVPAVQRLSHLPIVVDPSHGTGKRNKVLPLARAAVAVGVDGIMVEVHNDPEHALSDGVQSIFPDQFDEMMHEIRQIAAVLHRNIQQPRTQPAVAKAGR; encoded by the coding sequence ATGTTAGTCGTAATGAAGGCGCATGCCACTGAGGAGCAGGTTCGCGCGGTTTGCGAGCGAATTGAGTCACTCGGTTACCGGGCGCACCCCATACCAGGGGAGCAGCGCACCGCCATTGGCATTACCGGCAATAAAGGCGCCATGGAGCAAGGCGTGCTGGACGAAATGTCCGGCGTGCAGGAAGTCATACACGTAAGCAAGCCGTACAAATTGGTAAGCCGCGATGCCAAGGAAGAAGATACGGTCATTACCTTTGCCGGCAGCGATGGAAGTTTTGGCGGTCGCGACCTGGGAGTAGTGGCAGGACCTTGCTCTATTGAATCCCGTGAACAGGCTTTTGCGATTGCAGAACGAATTGCCAAGGGCGGCGCCAGGTTTTTCCGCGGAGGAGCTTACAAGCCGCGTACATCGCCCTACGCATTTCAAGGTCTGGGAGAGGAAGCCCTGAAGATCATGGCGGAAATCCGCGACCGTTTTGGGCTGCGGATTATTACAGAAGCGCTGGACGAGGAATCATTGCATCTGGTGGCGGAATATGCGGACGTAATCCAGATTGGCGCGCGCAACATGCAGAACTTTTCGCTTCTAAAGAAGGTAGGACGGCTTCGCAAGCCGGTGATGTTGAAGAGGGGTATGTCCGCCACGCTGGAAGAATTTTTAATGGCGGCGGAATACATCCTAAGTGAAGGCAATTATGAAGTGATTCTGTGCGAGCGCGGCGTCCGCACTTTTGCCGACCACACGCGCAACACGCTGGACCTGAGTATTGTGCCCGCCGTGCAGCGGTTGAGCCATTTGCCGATTGTCGTTGATCCAAGCCACGGAACGGGAAAACGCAACAAAGTTCTGCCGCTCGCGCGCGCCGCAGTGGCAGTGGGCGTCGATGGAATCATGGTGGAAGTGCACAACGATCCTGAGCATGCTCTTTCTGATGGTGTCCAGTCTATCTTCCCTGATCAATTCGACGAGATGATGCATGAGATAAGGCAGATTGCGGCCGTGCTGCACCGCAACATCCAGCAGCCACGCACGCAGCCTGCAGTTGCCAAGGCCGGCAGATAA
- a CDS encoding HAD family hydrolase, producing MANLVFLFDVDNTLLDNDRVTADLKRHLAQQVGPERQQRYWDFFEQIRTELGYADYLGALQRYRLEYPRDPSLLTVSHFLINYPFATRLYPDSLDAIEHVKQWGTAAILSDGDVVFQPRKVERSGIYEAVNGNVLIYIHKEKELDDVERRFPADHYVLIDDKIRILAEVKKIWGSKVTTVFPRQGHYALDPKILAAYPQADITLERIGELLKYDRDAFVAKA from the coding sequence ATGGCCAATCTCGTCTTTCTTTTTGACGTTGACAACACGCTGCTTGATAACGATCGCGTCACGGCCGATCTTAAGCGCCATCTGGCGCAGCAGGTTGGCCCCGAACGCCAGCAGCGCTACTGGGACTTCTTTGAGCAAATCCGCACCGAGCTTGGCTACGCGGATTATCTTGGCGCACTGCAGCGCTATCGCCTGGAGTACCCGCGCGATCCCAGCCTGCTCACGGTTTCACACTTTCTCATCAACTACCCATTTGCCACGCGACTTTATCCTGATTCTCTGGACGCCATTGAACACGTGAAGCAATGGGGCACGGCGGCAATTCTTTCTGACGGCGACGTTGTTTTCCAGCCGCGCAAGGTTGAACGCTCTGGAATTTACGAGGCGGTGAATGGCAATGTGCTGATCTATATCCACAAGGAAAAAGAACTGGACGACGTGGAACGCCGCTTCCCTGCTGATCATTACGTGTTGATCGATGACAAGATCCGCATTCTGGCCGAAGTGAAAAAAATCTGGGGCAGCAAAGTCACCACGGTCTTTCCCAGGCAAGGCCACTATGCGCTTGATCCTAAAATTCTTGCGGCGTATCCGCAGGCAGATATCACGCTGGAACGGATCGGCGAGCTGCTGAAGTACGACCGCGATGCCTTTGTCGCAAAAGCCTAA
- a CDS encoding thrombospondin type 3 repeat-containing protein: MASQCSVTSNLGALPVLFQDTELGFDFGPPIQVATSQAVASVNIFDQGGIDTSSIPQCNFSFGSGANNCFINAAPGGSARVAQWFTPGFDITGPLGIHTNTGPLTFYVNLDALNPPTGDFNSMLQSIETFVHTNLIANLDGVTSIAAFQDPPNNVLVTDPNGLRTGTLPDGTIVNEIPGSTYIQNSARNAVVIVEPQAGVYNTQIIGPVDSTFALSMSFTQLLPNLSVPSITESDVSGTVSSTGSVFPFTVPVAGPRGSGGAIRTGFDSFALPPNDDGSSGPTAIGFPINFFGQTFSSLFVNDNGNVTFDQQLSEFTPFSLQTTQREIIAPFFADVDTRVGNQVTYGPGTVDGHPAFAVTWPGVGCFAEITSVLDFFQVVLVDRSDSAPGNFDIEFNYNSIQWETGEASGGNGACQGGAAARVGFSNGSGAPGTFFELPGSGLPGSFLDNNPSTGLIHNSFGSNQAGRYVFQVRNGVPATGVDTDGDGVPDELDNCPTVPNPDQKDSDFDGVGDACSSPTLQRNTAAFLQALANGQTSAEQNGLLVSQTPTLTDQLTRIVNFRVGAGLATSASQLATSLVNSLVAIGQVSAADANALIASVLNTPNHPPSIVCPSAAVNECTLNAGTPVSLTAHVSDADGDALTVTWNADGSQLRVDQVPSGPAPTTAALTLTQPFTLGVHNLNISVTDGKSAPVACTTTATVRDTTAPAVSASVGSPVLWTPDHTMFNVGFAATAQDQCSGPQPVSVKVFSNESQFAQGSGNFSPDASGGAAGLLLRAERSGGGNGRVYLIVASSVDPAGNRAFACSTAVVPHDQDDVSLQAIQAMAATAQAFCGSNGGTAPAGYFAIDGTQ, translated from the coding sequence GTGGCTTCGCAATGCTCTGTAACTTCCAATCTAGGTGCGCTGCCAGTGTTGTTCCAGGATACGGAGCTTGGATTTGATTTCGGGCCACCGATTCAGGTAGCAACCAGCCAGGCCGTGGCCAGTGTAAATATCTTCGACCAGGGCGGCATCGACACATCGTCCATTCCGCAGTGCAATTTCTCCTTTGGCTCAGGCGCAAACAATTGTTTCATCAACGCCGCTCCCGGCGGATCAGCCAGGGTGGCGCAATGGTTCACTCCCGGTTTTGATATCACCGGGCCATTGGGAATTCACACAAATACGGGGCCGCTTACCTTCTACGTAAATCTTGACGCGTTGAACCCGCCGACTGGCGATTTCAACTCAATGCTCCAGAGCATTGAAACTTTCGTGCATACCAACCTAATCGCCAATCTTGACGGCGTGACCTCCATCGCCGCGTTCCAGGACCCGCCCAACAACGTTCTGGTAACCGATCCTAACGGGCTGAGAACAGGAACGTTGCCCGATGGCACAATCGTGAATGAGATTCCCGGTTCCACATACATCCAGAATTCAGCCCGCAACGCTGTGGTGATCGTGGAGCCGCAAGCGGGCGTCTACAACACGCAGATTATCGGCCCGGTGGACAGCACGTTTGCCTTGTCGATGTCATTCACCCAATTGCTGCCGAACCTTTCGGTTCCTTCGATCACCGAGTCAGACGTCTCAGGGACCGTGTCCTCAACCGGAAGCGTTTTCCCGTTTACGGTGCCGGTGGCAGGGCCAAGAGGATCGGGCGGAGCGATTCGCACCGGATTCGACAGCTTTGCCTTACCGCCGAATGACGATGGCTCCAGCGGACCTACGGCCATCGGCTTCCCCATCAACTTCTTCGGACAGACGTTCTCTTCACTGTTTGTGAATGACAACGGCAACGTAACATTTGATCAGCAGCTCTCTGAATTCACGCCGTTTAGCCTGCAGACGACGCAACGCGAGATCATTGCACCGTTCTTTGCGGACGTGGATACGCGAGTCGGAAACCAAGTGACGTACGGCCCCGGCACCGTCGATGGGCATCCTGCCTTCGCTGTCACGTGGCCGGGCGTTGGCTGCTTTGCCGAAATCACCAGCGTGCTGGATTTCTTCCAGGTGGTGCTGGTTGACCGCTCGGATTCAGCTCCCGGCAACTTTGACATTGAGTTCAACTACAACTCAATTCAATGGGAAACCGGTGAGGCCAGCGGCGGCAACGGCGCATGCCAGGGCGGAGCTGCAGCGCGCGTTGGATTCTCCAACGGCAGCGGAGCTCCGGGGACGTTCTTTGAGCTGCCCGGTTCGGGATTGCCCGGATCTTTCCTCGACAACAATCCTTCCACAGGCCTGATCCATAACAGCTTTGGCAGCAATCAGGCGGGAAGATATGTCTTCCAGGTGCGGAACGGAGTACCAGCCACTGGCGTCGATACCGACGGAGACGGCGTCCCAGATGAACTGGATAACTGTCCCACGGTGCCCAACCCAGACCAGAAGGATTCGGACTTCGATGGCGTTGGAGATGCCTGCTCGTCGCCAACGTTGCAGCGCAACACCGCGGCGTTTCTGCAGGCCCTGGCCAATGGACAGACAAGCGCGGAACAAAACGGACTGCTCGTGTCCCAGACACCAACTCTCACCGATCAGTTAACCCGGATCGTAAACTTCCGTGTTGGCGCGGGATTGGCCACGTCAGCAAGCCAACTAGCTACCAGCCTGGTGAACAGCCTTGTGGCGATCGGGCAGGTTTCGGCGGCAGATGCCAACGCACTCATAGCGAGTGTGTTGAACACGCCCAATCACCCACCGTCGATTGTTTGTCCCTCGGCTGCGGTCAATGAGTGCACGCTCAACGCGGGAACGCCGGTCTCCTTGACGGCACACGTCTCCGACGCTGATGGTGACGCGCTGACCGTGACCTGGAATGCCGATGGATCGCAACTGCGCGTGGACCAGGTGCCCAGCGGGCCTGCGCCCACCACAGCCGCGCTCACGTTGACTCAACCGTTCACACTGGGTGTTCATAACCTGAATATTTCAGTCACTGACGGCAAGTCAGCTCCGGTAGCATGCACAACCACGGCTACCGTTCGCGACACAACGGCACCAGCGGTAAGCGCTTCAGTGGGATCGCCGGTCCTCTGGACGCCGGACCACACGATGTTCAACGTTGGCTTTGCCGCAACTGCGCAAGACCAGTGCAGCGGGCCACAACCTGTTTCCGTGAAGGTGTTCTCGAACGAGAGCCAGTTCGCTCAAGGTTCCGGGAACTTCTCACCGGATGCAAGCGGCGGAGCGGCAGGTCTTCTGCTGCGCGCAGAACGGAGCGGAGGCGGCAACGGCCGCGTCTATCTGATCGTAGCCAGCTCGGTCGATCCGGCAGGCAATCGTGCCTTTGCCTGTTCTACCGCGGTTGTACCACACGATCAGGATGACGTTTCACTACAAGCTATCCAAGCGATGGCTGCCACTGCTCAGGCGTTCTGCGGGAGCAATGGTGGAACGGCGCCGGCAGGATATTTCGCGATTGACGGTACGCAATAG
- a CDS encoding beta-propeller fold lactonase family protein, whose amino-acid sequence MRALTLAACLALALLAGCKDTPEPSANYREYAYVSNGGSNNVTVIDLRALSILATVSVGRSPTGLAVNPRKNEIYVSNTESNNISVIDAETNKVVSTIGVHRAPFFVDVSSDGKRAYVANSGSANLSVIDLDQRKVIKYIPTGNGSNLARLTPDGKLAIVALRDENSIAVVDTQKLEVRDKVAVCAKPVELAIVPDSSKVFVACSESRQVAAVDLKTDKLLTLLDVGKTPAHIAVKPDGGEVFVSNYDDSSISEIVTSTNEVNNTFQIGDHPARGLVSPDNALLYVANFGSDSVAVYNIDNGKRTASVPVGSHPESMALSPNQLLLLVVNTGSGDMTVLSLIDNKGRPQPDVPSLETMIPLGKDPRAIVVKAFVSQR is encoded by the coding sequence TTGCGAGCACTAACGTTAGCGGCATGTCTTGCCCTTGCCCTGCTTGCAGGCTGCAAGGACACGCCGGAACCCAGCGCTAATTATCGCGAATACGCCTATGTTTCCAATGGCGGCAGCAACAACGTAACCGTGATCGACCTGCGCGCCTTGTCAATCCTTGCCACCGTTTCAGTAGGACGCAGCCCGACGGGGCTGGCCGTGAATCCCCGAAAGAACGAAATCTACGTCTCCAATACGGAATCCAACAACATCAGCGTGATTGACGCCGAAACGAACAAGGTGGTTTCGACCATCGGCGTGCATCGCGCGCCATTTTTTGTGGACGTTTCTTCTGACGGCAAGCGAGCTTACGTGGCAAATTCCGGATCGGCTAACCTTTCAGTTATCGATCTGGACCAGCGCAAGGTGATCAAATACATCCCAACGGGGAATGGGAGCAATCTTGCGCGATTGACGCCGGATGGCAAGCTGGCGATTGTGGCGTTGAGGGATGAAAATTCTATCGCTGTTGTGGATACGCAAAAACTGGAAGTACGCGACAAAGTGGCAGTATGCGCCAAGCCAGTGGAGCTGGCGATTGTTCCGGATTCCAGCAAGGTTTTTGTGGCATGCAGTGAATCCCGGCAGGTGGCGGCAGTAGACCTAAAGACGGACAAACTGCTCACGTTGCTGGATGTGGGCAAGACCCCCGCGCATATTGCGGTGAAACCGGATGGCGGCGAGGTTTTTGTATCGAACTATGACGATAGCTCGATTTCTGAAATCGTGACCTCAACAAATGAGGTGAACAATACCTTCCAGATTGGGGACCATCCGGCACGCGGGCTGGTTTCACCGGACAATGCGCTGCTGTATGTGGCGAATTTTGGGTCCGATTCGGTAGCGGTATACAACATCGATAACGGCAAACGCACGGCCTCCGTGCCGGTTGGCAGCCATCCGGAGAGCATGGCGCTTTCCCCAAACCAGTTACTCTTACTGGTAGTAAACACCGGAAGCGGCGATATGACTGTGCTTTCATTGATCGACAACAAAGGCAGACCACAGCCGGACGTGCCGTCCCTGGAAACAATGATCCCATTAGGGAAAGATCCGCGGGCGATTGTGGTGAAGGCGTTTGTGAGCCAGCGATAA
- a CDS encoding helix-turn-helix transcriptional regulator, whose product MSFQKAVGSCIYELRERMGLTLEQLAERSGLSVSRLIAIEHGEVDIKLGTLLLLAMSLDVTLPELFGCISGKVGSLKAPPKGLLIAFPKLSKAQSKP is encoded by the coding sequence ATGTCCTTTCAAAAAGCAGTGGGAAGCTGCATTTATGAGCTGCGGGAACGCATGGGACTCACGCTAGAGCAGCTTGCGGAAAGGTCCGGACTCTCCGTTAGCCGTCTCATAGCGATCGAACACGGCGAGGTGGACATCAAGCTGGGAACGCTGCTGCTCCTCGCTATGTCTCTGGACGTCACGCTGCCGGAGTTGTTTGGCTGTATCTCGGGAAAGGTGGGCAGCCTAAAAGCACCGCCAAAAGGGCTTCTTATTGCCTTTCCAAAACTGAGCAAGGCACAAAGCAAACCGTAA
- a CDS encoding SDR family oxidoreductase, with translation MTDLKDKTVFITGAARRLGKAIALAMARSGANVAFTFRSSANEAEQTLKEIEATGVQALAFECDLRRAESARKAVETVLKHFRQIHLLINNAGVFETSNIEEITAEQWDEVFAVNVRAPFLVSQSCIPSLRSAQGRIINMGSLGGEKPWATHAHYCSSKAALHMLTKVMAKALAPEIAVNCVAPGMIDAGAGEKDPELLQRLAAHTPMKKNGSPQDVVSAVMYFATAPHFITGQILTIDGGLNLR, from the coding sequence GTGACAGACTTGAAAGACAAAACGGTTTTTATCACGGGGGCGGCCCGCCGTTTGGGTAAAGCCATCGCGCTTGCCATGGCCCGGTCCGGGGCGAACGTCGCATTCACCTTTCGCTCGTCCGCCAATGAAGCTGAACAAACGCTCAAAGAAATAGAGGCTACCGGCGTGCAGGCTCTTGCTTTCGAATGCGATCTGCGCCGGGCAGAAAGCGCCCGAAAAGCGGTTGAAACCGTCCTGAAGCATTTCCGTCAGATCCACTTGCTGATCAACAATGCGGGCGTCTTTGAAACCTCAAATATAGAAGAGATTACAGCGGAACAGTGGGATGAAGTTTTCGCGGTGAATGTCCGCGCGCCGTTTCTGGTTTCGCAAAGCTGCATTCCCTCGCTGCGTAGTGCCCAGGGCCGTATTATCAATATGGGATCGTTAGGTGGTGAGAAGCCTTGGGCTACGCATGCGCACTACTGTTCTTCCAAGGCTGCGCTTCACATGCTTACTAAGGTAATGGCCAAGGCCCTGGCCCCGGAAATTGCCGTTAACTGCGTTGCGCCTGGCATGATCGATGCTGGCGCGGGAGAAAAAGATCCGGAGCTCCTTCAGCGTCTGGCCGCGCATACGCCCATGAAGAAGAATGGATCGCCGCAGGACGTTGTAAGCGCGGTGATGTATTTCGCCACCGCGCCGCACTTCATCACAGGCCAGATTCTCACCATTGATGGCGGCCTAAATCTGCGCTGA
- the leuS gene encoding leucine--tRNA ligase, producing the protein MSDTKIEITANQPEQRELRYEPQRIEEKWHARWEADPALYAAEPHTSKRKKYYVLEMLPYPSGALHMGHVRNYAIGDALARFMWMSGYNVLHPMGWDAFGLPAENAAIKNNVPPKEWTLRNIAHMKSQMKRLGFAYDWSREVATCLPEYYKWNQWFFLKLYEKGLAYRKKSRVNWCPECATVLANEQVVDGCCWRHEETQVETRDLEQWFVRTTNYSDELLAGLDKLEGWPEKVRTMQRNWIGRSEGALVDFKIDGVISATDKITVFTTRIDTIYGATSIQLAPEHPIVAELVGNDPHLHSKVEDLVREQNRARESGDVGAIEKHGVFTGRYAINPFNQEKVPIWVANYILMDYGTGAIMSVPAHDERDYEFAQKYGLEARIVILPRRTGQPPAPGEPEPPVLPYTEKDSLLINSGPFSELSNQEAIEKMTAQAEKGGFGKRTVTYRLKDWGISRQRYWGTPIPMLYCEQCGVLPVPEKDLPVVLPDNVDITLSGGSPLGRVPEFVNAKCPKCGGVARRETDTMDTFVDSSWYFYRYTNAHLADRPLDTATVDYWFPIDQYIGGVEHAILHLIYSRFWTKFMRDLGMVHNDEPATRLFTQGMVIKDGAKMSKSKGNVVSPDEMVARFGADSTRMYSLFATSPDRELDWQEAGVEGVHRFLGRAYRFVMRNAGIAGKTSSGNAAGSSASVELSPKARQIERKLHQTIKRITEDFQGRWHFNTSVAAIMEFVNQLYAAEDEISSGKFPSALLADIQRRLVLLLAPFAPYLAAELWEVLGESESILRYPWPAYDPALAKEDEITYAIQVNGKLRSHIVFPADTPEDAVRERVLADEKVRAATDGKQVAKVIVVAGKLVNVVVR; encoded by the coding sequence ATGTCCGACACCAAAATAGAAATCACCGCGAACCAACCCGAGCAGCGCGAGCTTCGCTACGAGCCGCAGCGTATTGAAGAAAAATGGCACGCGCGCTGGGAAGCTGATCCCGCGCTCTATGCCGCAGAGCCGCATACCAGCAAGCGCAAGAAATATTACGTGCTGGAAATGCTGCCGTATCCTTCCGGCGCATTGCACATGGGTCACGTGCGGAATTACGCCATTGGCGACGCGCTCGCACGTTTTATGTGGATGAGCGGCTACAACGTGCTCCATCCCATGGGCTGGGACGCCTTCGGACTTCCCGCGGAAAATGCAGCCATCAAAAACAACGTTCCACCTAAAGAGTGGACGCTCCGCAACATTGCGCACATGAAATCGCAGATGAAGCGGCTCGGCTTTGCCTATGACTGGTCGCGCGAAGTCGCCACCTGCCTTCCGGAATATTACAAGTGGAACCAGTGGTTCTTTTTAAAGCTTTACGAGAAAGGCTTGGCATACCGCAAAAAGAGCCGGGTGAACTGGTGTCCGGAATGCGCCACCGTGCTTGCCAATGAACAAGTGGTGGATGGTTGCTGCTGGCGTCATGAAGAAACGCAGGTTGAGACGCGTGATCTGGAGCAGTGGTTCGTCCGCACCACTAATTATTCTGACGAACTTCTTGCCGGGCTCGACAAGCTTGAAGGCTGGCCGGAAAAAGTGCGCACCATGCAGCGCAACTGGATTGGCCGCAGCGAGGGCGCGTTGGTCGATTTCAAAATCGATGGCGTCATCTCCGCCACGGACAAGATTACAGTTTTTACCACGCGAATCGATACCATCTATGGCGCAACTTCCATCCAGCTTGCGCCGGAGCACCCTATCGTCGCCGAGTTGGTAGGCAACGATCCGCATTTGCATTCCAAGGTTGAAGACCTTGTCCGCGAACAAAACCGCGCCAGGGAATCCGGCGATGTTGGCGCAATCGAAAAGCACGGTGTCTTTACCGGACGTTACGCCATCAACCCCTTCAACCAGGAAAAGGTGCCAATCTGGGTGGCCAACTACATTTTGATGGACTATGGCACCGGTGCGATTATGTCCGTGCCCGCGCACGATGAGCGCGACTATGAATTTGCCCAGAAGTATGGTCTTGAAGCGCGCATCGTCATTCTTCCGCGCAGGACCGGTCAGCCGCCCGCGCCTGGCGAGCCTGAACCGCCTGTGCTTCCTTACACGGAGAAAGACAGCCTGCTCATTAACTCAGGGCCGTTTAGCGAGCTATCGAATCAGGAAGCCATCGAAAAAATGACTGCCCAGGCGGAGAAGGGCGGCTTTGGCAAGCGCACCGTCACATATCGCTTAAAGGATTGGGGCATCTCACGCCAGCGCTACTGGGGCACGCCCATCCCAATGCTTTACTGCGAGCAATGTGGCGTGCTGCCTGTGCCGGAAAAGGATCTTCCGGTCGTGTTGCCGGATAATGTTGATATCACCTTGTCCGGCGGATCTCCGCTCGGACGCGTCCCGGAGTTTGTCAATGCCAAGTGTCCCAAATGCGGCGGTGTTGCCCGCCGTGAGACGGACACCATGGACACGTTCGTCGATTCATCCTGGTATTTCTACCGCTATACCAACGCCCATCTCGCGGACCGTCCGCTGGATACCGCTACTGTCGATTACTGGTTTCCCATTGACCAGTATATTGGCGGCGTTGAACACGCGATCTTGCACTTGATTTATTCGCGATTCTGGACCAAGTTCATGCGCGATCTTGGCATGGTGCATAACGACGAACCTGCAACGCGCCTCTTTACCCAGGGCATGGTCATTAAAGATGGCGCCAAAATGTCCAAGAGCAAAGGCAATGTCGTTTCGCCTGATGAGATGGTGGCAAGGTTCGGCGCGGATTCCACGCGCATGTATTCGCTTTTCGCCACGTCTCCTGATCGTGAGCTTGATTGGCAGGAAGCCGGTGTTGAAGGGGTGCATCGCTTCCTCGGCCGGGCCTATCGCTTTGTGATGCGCAACGCCGGCATTGCCGGCAAGACTTCATCCGGCAACGCTGCTGGTTCCTCTGCGTCTGTTGAGCTTTCACCCAAGGCTCGCCAGATTGAGCGCAAACTCCACCAGACCATCAAACGCATCACTGAAGATTTTCAGGGACGCTGGCACTTCAATACTTCAGTCGCGGCGATCATGGAATTTGTAAACCAGCTTTACGCTGCCGAAGATGAAATCAGCTCCGGAAAATTTCCTTCGGCGTTGCTTGCGGATATCCAGCGCCGTCTTGTGCTTTTGCTTGCTCCTTTCGCGCCATATCTTGCCGCCGAACTTTGGGAAGTCCTGGGTGAAAGTGAAAGTATTCTCCGTTATCCGTGGCCCGCTTATGATCCCGCTTTGGCCAAAGAAGACGAGATTACCTACGCAATCCAGGTCAACGGCAAGCTTCGCAGCCACATCGTCTTTCCCGCGGACACTCCTGAAGATGCCGTGCGTGAGCGCGTCCTTGCCGATGAAAAAGTGCGTGCCGCCACTGATGGCAAACAGGTCGCCAAGGTAATTGTTGTCGCAGGCAAGCTCGTCAACGTGGTGGTTAGATGA
- a CDS encoding RidA family protein yields MTADVVILNVFALAVGLAAGAKRIRSERTTRSNLPFSDAVWHGNTLYLCGHIGLDPKTGRPPATADEEARLVMDGVKRTLESAGLTMDDLLSVQIFCSDVSLFETFNVVYRTYFKGEFPARAFLGSGKLLFDARFEVQGIAGRS; encoded by the coding sequence ATGACCGCTGACGTAGTTATATTGAATGTGTTCGCACTGGCCGTTGGGCTGGCGGCGGGCGCAAAGCGAATTCGATCGGAGCGCACCACGCGCAGCAATCTGCCATTTAGTGACGCGGTATGGCACGGCAATACGCTCTATCTCTGCGGACACATCGGCCTTGATCCAAAAACCGGCAGGCCGCCTGCCACTGCCGACGAAGAAGCGCGGCTGGTGATGGATGGCGTGAAGCGCACGCTGGAATCCGCCGGGTTGACCATGGACGATCTTCTCTCTGTTCAAATCTTTTGCTCCGATGTGTCGCTCTTCGAAACGTTCAACGTGGTTTATCGGACCTATTTTAAAGGTGAATTTCCAGCGCGGGCATTCCTCGGTTCGGGCAAGCTGTTGTTCGATGCTCGCTTTGAAGTGCAGGGAATTGCTGGAAGATCGTAA
- a CDS encoding deoxyribonuclease IV yields MKDVLLWAEGEPPKPGPRRIGIHTSTAGGVEMAAERAYRLGANTFQIFSSSPRQWQPYSLSPAQCDAMRGLREKYGIGPMAIHSSYLVNLASATPEFHRKSVAAFRGELERALALCAEFLVLHPGSFRGRSREEGLELVAHSIAEAAEGLELEKSNLRVLIENTAGSEFSLGGSFDQVAHLLHYLRPVCPVGACIDTCHTHVSGYDIVSETGWHETMQKLDETIGLKNVMVWHCNDAKDARGSKRDRHEHVGKGTIGLEAFRWLLNDPRTEHAAFIAETPIEDPGDDLRNIETLKSLVQVATAPAKRKRA; encoded by the coding sequence ATGAAGGACGTGCTGCTATGGGCGGAAGGCGAGCCGCCCAAGCCTGGTCCCAGGCGCATCGGCATACATACCTCGACGGCCGGCGGTGTTGAGATGGCTGCGGAGCGGGCTTACCGCCTGGGAGCAAACACGTTCCAGATTTTTTCTTCCAGCCCACGGCAGTGGCAGCCGTACTCGCTGTCGCCCGCGCAATGTGACGCCATGCGGGGTTTGCGGGAGAAATATGGAATTGGCCCAATGGCCATTCATAGCAGTTATCTGGTGAACCTGGCCAGCGCCACGCCGGAGTTTCATCGCAAGTCGGTGGCGGCTTTTCGTGGAGAACTGGAACGCGCGCTCGCGCTTTGCGCGGAGTTTCTGGTTTTGCATCCCGGTTCCTTTCGCGGACGCAGCCGCGAAGAAGGCCTGGAGTTAGTCGCACACTCGATTGCAGAAGCCGCCGAGGGCTTGGAACTGGAAAAATCCAACCTTCGCGTTCTGATTGAGAACACCGCTGGCTCGGAGTTTTCTCTCGGTGGATCGTTTGATCAAGTGGCGCATCTGTTGCACTACCTGCGGCCCGTGTGTCCGGTGGGTGCGTGCATCGACACATGCCACACGCACGTTTCCGGTTATGACATTGTTTCTGAAACCGGATGGCATGAAACCATGCAGAAGCTGGATGAGACGATCGGGTTGAAGAACGTAATGGTCTGGCATTGCAATGACGCGAAAGATGCGCGCGGCTCAAAGCGCGACCGCCACGAGCACGTCGGTAAAGGCACGATTGGCCTGGAAGCGTTCCGCTGGTTGTTGAACGATCCGCGCACCGAGCACGCGGCGTTCATTGCGGAGACGCCGATTGAAGATCCCGGCGACGATTTGCGTAACATAGAGACGTTAAAATCATTGGTACAGGTAGCCACGGCCCCGGCAAAGCGGAAGAGAGCATAG